In the genome of Bacteroides mediterraneensis, the window CTATATTCTCATACACTCATGTTACTCAAATCATGCGAAATGGACTATAACAATCCACCTGAGATTTCTAAAACTGTTGTATCAGTCAATGATGTACCATTAGGAACATACGATAATCTGTTTTGTATAACCGGAGGTGAAGGCACTGGTAAAAGCAACTTTATTTCAGCCATCATAGCCGGAACATTGATAGATGAAACAACCGATCCTTCTGTTGACACATTAGGGCTGGATATCTGTCCAAACTATAATCAAAAGGCGATACTTCATTATGACACAGAACAATCAGAGTATCAGCTTTACAAGAATCTTTCAAAGACTTTAAAACGAGTCGGCATTGATTCCGTTCCGGAAACATATCACACATTTTATCTGGCATCCATGTCCAGGAAAGAAAGGCTACAGATTATAAGGGACAGCATGGACCTGTATTATCATCGTCAAGGAGGAATACACCTTGTCGTTATAGACGGAATAGCAGACTTAATCCGCTCTGCAAATGATGAAACAGAAAGTATAGCCATTGTTGACGAACTATACAGACTTGCAGGCATATACAAAACATGTATAATATGTGTTCTGCATTTCGTACCCAATGGCATCAAACTTAGAGGCCATATCGGTTCAGAACTGCAAAGAAAAGCTGCAGCTATCCTCTCCATTGAGAAAGATGAAAATCCGGCATACTCAGTTGTAAAAGCTATCAAAGTAAGGGATGGCAGCCCTCTTGATGTTCCCATGTTACTCTTTACCTGGGACAAAACAAAGGATATGCACGTCTATGCCGGAGAAAAATCCATTGAAGATAAGGAAAAGCGAAAACGTACAGAACTCTCCAATATTACCAAAGAGATATTCAAATCACGAAAAAAGGTATCTTACAATGACTTGACAGAATTAATAATGGAAATGCTTGACGTAAAAGAACGTACAGCCAAAAGCTATATCCGATACATGAAAGAAAACGAAATGTTGTTGCAAGATTCCAGTAACTATTATATAATCGGGAATATCAGCCTATGAATAATGATGAAGAAATGGATGTATGGATAAAAGAAATCCTTACCCGCCTTAAAGCCATAGAAACTACATTGATCAATCTGGAGAAGAGTCAACTGCTGGTTGGTCCGGATACTCTTCTCGATGTAGTAGATGTTTCCAAAATAGTCAAGATTGCTCCCAAGTCCGTTTACCGCTGGGCTTACGAAAGAAAAGTAACCTCGGTAAAGATTGGTGGCAGACGATTGTTTTATGCAAAAGACGTTCTTGCACATCAAAAGGAAAGACGATAAGAATATAAGTATTAACGTTTTGCGAAATACGATAATAATTGTAATTTTGCAAACGCTAATAATATCTTCAAACAGTTATTTATTAGAATATTACAACTTTAAAAACAGCATTATGAGCTTTGGATATACAGTAAATAAAGAAAAGAATGGGGTTTTATTAGCATACCTCGCAGAAAGAATTCCTAACATAACCCTTAGGAAGCTATTGAAGCTGGTGTATCTTACAGATGAAAAATTCACTATCGAAAGAGGATTTCCTCTAACCTGGTTCAGTTACTTTGCATGGAAAAAAGGTCCTGTTGCACCTGAAGTATATGATGTAAAGAACGGATCATTTGCAGAGTATGTACAGTGCCATCGTAATAACGAAGACAAATGTGAAGTATCTCCGGTTAGTGGTATTCTCACACAAGATAGGTTAAACCTCTACAGCCAGTATGAAATGGATATGATTGATAAAATCATTTCTACATACGGATTCATGTCAGCAGATGAGCTTACCGACATTACCCATCTTGATGATACCCTGTGGAGTAAAGTAGTGAATGAAAACAATCTTACTTTTTCAGATTCAGGTCGTTCTGACTGTGAAATTCATCTGAACCGTCTTATTGAAGGTGACGAAGAAAAAGAAGAAGTTTTTGAGGATGCACTGGAATATATGCAGTTCTGTAATGCGACATCGGTATGTTAAGGGCAAAGAATATTATCTACGGTTTTTGCACCTTTACAAATCCTCCCAAAAACAAGTTTCTTATTTCCCTTTATAGAAGTGAGACACTGAATGTTGTTGCCGTATTTCCTACTTCAAGAAAACGTTCCGGTAGCTTATCACCTAAACACGGCAAGAACTACAGAGGACAAGATATTGTATCGTACGTATTTGAAGCCAACAGGTGCATTGGAAAGAAATATGGTTCTGACGAGGATTTCTCTTTTCCACTGGTAACTACCATCCCATTTGATTATTGTTTCCGGGAAGGTGAACAGGAAAACCTTCTAAAGTCCTTCGAATCTGCAGAAGTGGTAGGAGTTCTCTCGGATGAAGAATACATAAACTTGATTTATGCTTTTTCCAAAAGTCCATTAACTCCACGAAAATATATTCCGATTTTTGAGAAGATATTGAAAGAACATTATTCATTCTAAACCTAAGCCTGGTGGATTATGAATTGATATATTTTTGCATTTTTTATTTAAGGTGTTTTAAATATATTACCATTTACTTCATAAATAGCTGTTATAATATCATGAGATTAAGGAGTTTAATAAAAAATCAAGTTTTATCAATAGACGACCATAAATGGGGATGTCAAGAAGAGAAAAAATGGGATTTCAAACATTGTGATATTCATGTTGATAAAAGAACTAATTTCCCAATTAATGGCAAAATAAGAGAGGTACAAATTAAAATACCTATAAATTCAAATCGTCCTATTGAAATAACAAATAAAAAAAATGGGAATAAATCAAAGCTAGATGATATACCTAATAATTTAAAAAAAGAAATAGAAAACGCTTTTAGCAATGATGAAATACGAAATGCTTTTGTTGTTGATGTATATGATGTTCTAATAAATTTTTCATCAAAAATTTCCGATGAAGATAAAGCTAAAGAAACTCTTTTGAAAATTGCAAAACATTTTAATTTAGGCATACCCACTGAAACAATACCAACTTACGTGGATAATGTATTGTCTAAATATTCTCTTAAATTCAAAATTGCAAAAGATGAAGAATATACAGCTGAGATTCAAAAAGGAAATATAAAAATAGGACAATTTTAAGACCGTAATCCAGAAATAAATTAAAGGAGAAAGTCCCCTATGTAAAATATATAGAAACTTTCTCCTTTATCTTTACAAGCACCAAATTAGCAAAAATGAAAATAGCATTTAAATAATTCAGTGTTTATTATTCTATTTAGAATGGCTTTAAAATCTTTAGTTTAACATTAAAACCAGGTTTCTCAAAATATTTAAATATTTCATTTACCGGTAATTTAAATGCATCAGCTAACTCTTGATCTGAATAGTCTAATTCTTTTTTCAATAATTCATAGGCTTTATAATAAACAACCGGAGTATCTATTGGAACATATACTGGTTCATTCTTTTTATAGCCCTTACGACTTAATTCAATGTTAAAATAACTATATTTATCATCAGTTATACACTTAAGATCTTTCGCTCTACGAATAATTGATGCCATAGATGTCATCCAATAAGATTTCAAAGAACTTAAATATTGTAGTTTAAGACCTTGTAATGAACCCTTTATAGCTGATTCTGGCATTAAAAATTCTGAGGCAAAACGATTTGCTTCATTTTCTTTATCACGATGATCTGGAATTGGGTATTTAGAAGACAAATGCATTATAATATGACCCAACTCATGGGCTATAGTAAAACGCTTATGGTCATTACTATAATTCTTGTTTAATATTAAAACCATAAACCCTTCATCCGTTACAAAAGAAACACCATCAAATATATCTACATCATAATCTTGTTCGACAATAATTATACCATACCGCTCTAACAATGAACATATATTTTCTATAGGCTCATCCTTTAGACCCATATATTTTCTTGTAAATTGTGCGGCAGATTCTGGAGTATAACCGTCTTCCAAATCCAACATACAAAGTCCTATTGGAGGAAATTCAATACTTTCTGACATTTCATCTATTATGTAACCAATCAATTTATTTGCACATTCTATATGATCTTTCTTACTTTTAATAATTCCAGCTTTTCTTCGATAATGGGCATTCTCTACATTATTTGAAATCTTTTCTTC includes:
- a CDS encoding helix-turn-helix domain-containing protein, translating into MNNDEEMDVWIKEILTRLKAIETTLINLEKSQLLVGPDTLLDVVDVSKIVKIAPKSVYRWAYERKVTSVKIGGRRLFYAKDVLAHQKERR
- a CDS encoding Panacea domain-containing protein, with the protein product MSFGYTVNKEKNGVLLAYLAERIPNITLRKLLKLVYLTDEKFTIERGFPLTWFSYFAWKKGPVAPEVYDVKNGSFAEYVQCHRNNEDKCEVSPVSGILTQDRLNLYSQYEMDMIDKIISTYGFMSADELTDITHLDDTLWSKVVNENNLTFSDSGRSDCEIHLNRLIEGDEEKEEVFEDALEYMQFCNATSVC
- a CDS encoding XRE family transcriptional regulator, encoding MKFNNKQLTFVREYLGYSQTSLASHIKGLSQSNLSKFEKGVGLLSEDVIKRIIDFLGFPEEFYEEKISNNVENAHYRRKAGIIKSKKDHIECANKLIGYIIDEMSESIEFPPIGLCMLDLEDGYTPESAAQFTRKYMGLKDEPIENICSLLERYGIIIVEQDYDVDIFDGVSFVTDEGFMVLILNKNYSNDHKRFTIAHELGHIIMHLSSKYPIPDHRDKENEANRFASEFLMPESAIKGSLQGLKLQYLSSLKSYWMTSMASIIRRAKDLKCITDDKYSYFNIELSRKGYKKNEPVYVPIDTPVVYYKAYELLKKELDYSDQELADAFKLPVNEIFKYFEKPGFNVKLKILKPF